The following are encoded in a window of Thiohalobacter sp. IOR34 genomic DNA:
- the trxA gene encoding thioredoxin TrxA, whose amino-acid sequence MSDPIIHVTDDSFEAEVLKSPLPVLVDYWADWCGPCKMIAPILDEIASEYAGKIRIAKLNIDDNPQTPPKYGIRGIPTLMLFKDGNVEATKVGAVSKSQLTAFIDSNL is encoded by the coding sequence GTGAGCGACCCGATTATTCATGTCACCGATGATTCCTTCGAGGCAGAGGTCCTGAAATCGCCGCTGCCGGTGCTGGTGGACTACTGGGCGGACTGGTGCGGCCCCTGCAAGATGATCGCCCCTATCCTGGACGAGATCGCCAGCGAGTATGCCGGCAAGATCCGGATCGCCAAGCTCAACATCGACGACAACCCGCAGACGCCGCCGAAATACGGCATCCGCGGCATCCCGACCCTGATGCTGTTCAAGGACGGCAACGTCGAGGCCACCAAGGTCGGCGCGGTGTCCAAGTCCCAGCTGACGGCCTTCATCGACAGCAATCTCTGA